TTCCACGCCAGCATTCTCTAAGCGCTTGGCGTACATCACCCCATCATCTCGCAGGACATCATTCTCACAGGTCAGGATGTAAGTctttggctgcagctgcagagttTCATTGTCTGCAAGGAGTGGGGCTGCTCGTACATCAAGCAGTGCTGGTATCTCCTGGATGATTTCAGCCTTGCCAGTGGTTTGTATTACAGGCTTGTAGTTCTTTTTGAATGATGAAGGCAACAGAGACGTCCAGTTCAGGTGTCCTCTGAAGGAGAAAGCTTGGCTAACGTCAAGAGCAGTGTGGTTGTTAATCAGCAGTGAGTGAGCCAAGTCATAGTTACCATTGAAATAATCTATCCAATAGTTGATCATGACATAACGAGGAAGAACAGGCATATTCATGTTCTGCTGGTAAGAAGGTGTATTGAAGTCAAATGCCTGAAGGACTGGATAAATTAAAGCCTGCAGTTTCGGTCTGATGGCCAAATGCTCATCTTTGCTAACCTgtgggaaaaatacagaatagaaTTGggattataaagaaaataaaaattacagtatCGATCTAGAACTTCATACAAGCAACAATTCATTTGTCAACTTTTAGGCTGAATTCTGCTGTTATGCATATAATGTTGCTCTTCTTCCTGAAATACTAGCAGCCTgatccttttcttctcttgtaaGGATGGTCATTCAGGCAGACCCAGTATCCTGTCTCCAACAGAAATCAGTGGCAAAAGTTTATTGAAGGgtataagaaatgaaaaaaccccataaagtGGCATTTTTCTAACACAGTGTCCAGTTTAACAATTGGCAACTGAAAGACTTCCTGAATCAAGGGAACTATGAATTTATctaattgggtttttttcagtgtatttacctgatttttttcagcatatgCAAGTTGTTGGCATCCGCAGTTTTCTCTAGCAAAggctcaccatgtgcagaagcaCCTCTTTGTATTTGTCTTGAACCTGCCTGCCATCTGCATTTGATTTGAGCCTACCAATTATACATTTGGTGCCCCTCAATTCTTCTACTAGAAGATCAGCAAACACTTGTTTTGCTTCATCTTCTACACAAGATACACAGTTCTCTATCATACCtcactttgtttaaaaagaattatGCATCAGGAGAACAAATTAGGAACGCTTTTTCCAAAACATGGTACTATTATGCTTATCAGTCCTCAATATCAAAACTTTTAGTGTAAttgtttcttattaattttttcaCCCTAATTCATTATTACAGGGTTGTCATGATAATTAGTTGCCTGGACATGGTACTGCTTTCTTATCACCAGTGGTTATGGCAATCTGAAAAAAGCTAATAATAACGCTTCACTCAACCATGAAAAGTATTATTGCTCACCCCAGGCTGCCTTTAAAATCTTTACTAGATTAAATTCAGATTACATTTAAACTGCAGATAcacaaaagaaatttctttaaaattgcgAAATGCTACAGGAAGACAATTTAACAGCAGAAGTAAGCTTCATTCATTGTATTTTTTGGTCCTTCATTTGtatttgaacaaaataaaaacatattttcagagACAAGCACCTAAAAACAGGAAGCTAAATTGATAAACTACAGATGTACCTAGTTACctgcttagaaaaataaagaattcacCAGCAAAAAGGGTAAAGAAAGTAATTTAGCTACTTGCTCTTAAAATCTGGCCGATAGCAAGTCATCACTGTAGTATGATATTGCAAGCTATGTGATTCATATTGTGATGGACTCATTTTTCTTCCGTAAAGTGACTAGATGCTGGCTTTCTACCATTCTGTCTTAAGGCTTGGCACATCACCTTAAAGAATCTGTCTACCTATATGCATCACTGAATTAGGGGTTGTCGTAGTGTAATATAAAACAGACACTGGAACTTACCTGCTGACAGACAGCAGCTGCCAAATTTCCTCCTGCACTATCTCCAGAAATTGCAATTCGCCTTGGGTCAACTGAATACTCAGCTAAGACATCAGGCTGCAAAAAATGCTTAGTAGCACGAAGAGCATCATAGAATTGCTCGGGGAAGCACACCTCTGGCACCAGTCGGtatctagaaaagaaaagaggtgaGAGACACTTATTACCCTCAATGTACTTCTCTTTCAGGATTAATAGGCAGTATCAGATATTCCTTAATGGCAAATAACTATTTAATTAGGGTAAAAACTATGGGAAAAATATGCATGTGTAATACTTATGTAAGGCTTAATCTTACAATTAATGTTCTAATTCTGAAAGAGTAGTATGAACCTACTAGATGTGAATAATCCCAAGATAGTATAAAGCTGTGCAGCACTTTCCTAGGATTTCCCAATAGAGGATTTAATCATAcattataaaaatgaatgaatatttaaatCACCCTTGGCAAGGGAGTCATTACGATCAGCCTGGTATTGATCCACGTCCCCACCTTAACTGGTAACATGGAGGGTAAGTCACATACACTCAACAGATTCTGCTGAGACAAACACCTAAACAGTTCtgtttcctgaatttttttaCCTACATTCAGGAGAGAATGAACCTTGCTATACCTCTGTgccatgaaacaaaaaataaccaagAAGTGAGGCAATACTAATTTGCTCCAATGCC
This genomic window from Strigops habroptila isolate Jane chromosome 8, bStrHab1.2.pri, whole genome shotgun sequence contains:
- the NCEH1 gene encoding neutral cholesterol ester hydrolase 1 — encoded protein: MRAAWVLLAAVAALSAYYVYLPLPGTVSDPWKLMLLDATFRVVQQTCHLIHYLRLSHHLIVLNYLICTFDKLKSVSSEDINITDAVFDGVEVRVFEPPAKRDERLKRSVVYIHGGGWALASARTSLYNNLCRIMAESLNAVVVSVEYRLVPEVCFPEQFYDALRATKHFLQPDVLAEYSVDPRRIAISGDSAGGNLAAAVCQQVSKDEHLAIRPKLQALIYPVLQAFDFNTPSYQQNMNMPVLPRYVMINYWIDYFNGNYDLAHSLLINNHTALDVSQAFSFRGHLNWTSLLPSSFKKNYKPVIQTTGKAEIIQEIPALLDVRAAPLLADNETLQLQPKTYILTCENDVLRDDGVMYAKRLENAGVEVTLDHFDDCFHGCMIFTIWPTDFSAGIQTRNSYIKWLDENL